Genomic segment of Iocasia fonsfrigidae:
CTAACTGCCTTTATTTTGTTTAATACTTCGTTTTTAAATTCTATTATCTTTTCCTGGTCTATTAAATTAGGCTTAGTTATAAAGTCAACTGCCCCAATTTTTAACGCCTCTAGAGTTACTTTACTCCCTTGAGTCGTCAAAGTACTAATCATAATTACAGGCATAGGGTGAGCTATCATCAGCCTTTTCAAAAACTCTAAACCATTCATTACTGGCATTTCAACATCCAATGTTAAAATATCAGGCTTCTTTTCCTTTATTTCTCTAACTGCCTGATTTGGATTAGCTGCAGTACCAACTACCTGTATGTTTTTATCTTTTGACAGTATCTTTGTCAAAAAAACCCTCACAAATGGCGAATCATCTACAATTAAAACCCTGATTTGCTGCATAAACCATCCTCTAATCTTTCTTTATTTAATAAACTAAATACCCTTATTCTTTGTATAGATGCGAGCACCAGTACAGAAAAATATCTTTCTCCTACACCCTGACTTTTTATTATGATTATATATTTTTTTGAAAAGTAGTCTTCCATACCTGTAGCCATTTATTACTATTTAGTCTTGTACTATCAGCATGTCCCAGAAAAAGATAACCATCATCTTGTAGGTAATTATAAAAGTTATTCAAAATTCTTTTCCTGGTTTTTTGGTCAAAATAGATGAATACATTTCTACAGAAAATAAAATCGAATTTATAATTAATAGCATAATCTTCTAGATTTAAATTTAGGTTTTCAAAGGTAAGCATCTTTCTTAGGTGGTTTTTCACTTTAAAAAATCCCCTATTCTGCTCTTGGCCTAACATAAAATATCTCGTTAATAATTCATATGGTATATCAGCTACTTTTTGATAAGAATAAACACCTTTACGGGCAAATTCCAATACCTCTGTATTAATATCAGTAGCAATAATCTTAATATCATATCCTTTACCTTGAAAAAATTGTTCCAGGACAATAGCCAGGCTGTAGGCCTCTTCACCCGTAGAACATCCTGCACTCCAGGCCCTGATTTTTTTCTTTTCTGCAGTAAGGAATAATGGCAAAACCTCTTCCTGTAGGTATTTAAAATGATATTTTTCCCTAAAAAAACGAGTAACATTAGTAGTTAGCAGATTATATAGTTTAACTAGTTCTGATCTATTTCCTATTATCAAATTGTAGTAAGTATCAAAATCATTTAACCCCAGCTCCCTTAATCTACCTGTTAAACGTGTATATAATAAGTATTTCTTTTTTAATGGCAGTGAAAGACCTATTTCCTTATTTAGAATATTACTAAATTTATAGAATAATTGATCACTAATCATCCTCTTTTACCACTTCATCTTTAGCAAAACCTTCTCCTTCTCTTAGATTATCAAGATCATCAATCTTTTTTAATGCCTTATATTCACTAAAAGAAAAGAGTCGCGCAAGCTTAATTAAAATAATTAATCTGTCATTTACTTTAGCCATACCAGAGATAAAATCAGTATCAATCTCTGAACTGAAATCCAAACTTCCTTGTATATCCTCTTCAGAGAAACTAAGGATATCTGACACCTCATCAACAATCACACCAACAATTTTATTTAATACTTCAATTATAATAATTACAGTAAACATATTATATTCTTTATCCTTAAAGCCAAATTTTTTCCTTAAATCAATTACAGGGACTACTTCTCCCCGGAAATTAATTACACCTTTTACAGACTCAGGTGTGTTAGGGATGATTGTTGGTTTTTTATATCTTATTATTTCCT
This window contains:
- a CDS encoding CheR family methyltransferase, whose product is MISDQLFYKFSNILNKEIGLSLPLKKKYLLYTRLTGRLRELGLNDFDTYYNLIIGNRSELVKLYNLLTTNVTRFFREKYHFKYLQEEVLPLFLTAEKKKIRAWSAGCSTGEEAYSLAIVLEQFFQGKGYDIKIIATDINTEVLEFARKGVYSYQKVADIPYELLTRYFMLGQEQNRGFFKVKNHLRKMLTFENLNLNLEDYAINYKFDFIFCRNVFIYFDQKTRKRILNNFYNYLQDDGYLFLGHADSTRLNSNKWLQVWKTTFQKNI
- a CDS encoding chemotaxis protein CheW produces the protein MGAKKGYQDNTMDILNQQLTNISAENQFLTFIIAGEEYGVDVLSVQEIIRYKKPTIIPNTPESVKGVINFRGEVVPVIDLRKKFGFKDKEYNMFTVIIIIEVLNKIVGVIVDEVSDILSFSEEDIQGSLDFSSEIDTDFISGMAKVNDRLIILIKLARLFSFSEYKALKKIDDLDNLREGEGFAKDEVVKEDD